A DNA window from Anastrepha ludens isolate Willacy chromosome 6, idAnaLude1.1, whole genome shotgun sequence contains the following coding sequences:
- the LOC128867368 gene encoding acetyl-CoA carboxylase isoform X3, translated as MGNVLSLRNSRLLKTLRVLLNWKYNKTSGEPLKEPSQITSNNSGDCGSRIKKVQFSNENITIENHHNNVDGSGQLHNTHCNKSNHSDISISKNEISMSNDTSAERPSFLVGDEIDANGQDEVSEAGDEFPQKMQHENRPQIDLMERRKRLRPSMSRGTGLGQDRYQDRDFHIATPEEFVKKFGGTRVINRVLIANNGIAAVKCMRSIRRWSYEMFKNERAVRFVVMVTPEDLKANAEYIKMADHYVPVPGGANNNNYANVELIVDIALRTQVQAVWAGWGHASENPKLPELLNKEGLVFLGPPDRAMWALGDKVASSIVAQTAEIPTLPWSGSELKAQYTGKKIKISSELFQRGCVSNAEEGLAAAKKIGFPVMIKASEGGGGKGIRRVDIAEEFPALFRQVQSEVPGSPIFVMKLARGARHLEVQLLADQYGNAISLFGRDCSIQRRHQKIIEEAPAIIAQPEVFEDMEKSAVRLAKMVGYVSAGTVEYLYEPDGQYYFLELNPRLQVEHPCTEMVSDVNLPAAQLQIGMGVPLYRLKDIRLLYGESPWGSSVIDFETPVNKPQPSGHVIAARITSENPDEGFKPSSGTVQELNFRSSKNVWGYFSVAASGGLHEYADSQFGHCFSWGENRTQARENLVIALKELSIRGDFRTTVEYLITLLETNSFLDNSIDTAWLDALIAERVQSDKPDILLGVVCGALHIADRQINEAFSSFQTSLEKGQIQAANTLTNVVDVELINGGLRYKVQTAKSGSNSYFLLMNNSYKEVDIHRLSDGGLLISLEGASYTTYMKEEVDRYRLIIGNQTCVFEKENDPSLLRSPSTGKLINLLIEDGAHVSKGQAYAEIEVMKMVMTLTSQEAGTVSFLRRPGAVLEAGSLLGHLELDDPSLVTKAQPYKNPFPQSDNLQVPEKLNRTHNMFKAILENTLAGYCLPEPYNAQRLRDVIEKFMTSLRDASLPLLELQEVIASISGRIPVSVEKKIRKLMTLYERNITSVLAQFPSQQIAAVIDSHAATLQKRTDRDVFFLTTQSIVQLVQRYRNGIRGRMKAVVHELLRQYYEVESQFQHGSYDKCVALVRENSKDDMQKVVNTIFSHAQVSKKNLLVTLLIDHLWSFEPGLTDELANTLSELTSLNRAEHSRVALRCRQVLIAAHQPAYELRHNQMESIFLSAVDMYGHDFHPENLQRLILSETSIFDILHDFFYHTNRQVCNAALEVYVRRAYTSYELTCLQHLELSGGLPIVHFQFLLPTAHPNRLFPRMVQDGGEPATKVLGSSFMRTGCMSAFDSFEHFEMYSDEILDLLEDYASPAFVSAKILEAVEAVDSISDGRLSTSINVSLSDPITRANAVEEAKSTEPIHIVSVAVRDNGDMDDLQMAHIFGNFCKLHRDELFQRRIRRITFAALKKRQFPKFFTYRARDNFEEDRIYRHLEPACAFQLELNRMKSYELEALPTANQKMHLYLGKAKGSKSPEVTDYRFFIRSIIRHSDLITKEASFEYLQNEGERVLLESMDELEVAFSHPHAKRTDCNHIFLNFVPTVIMDPAKIEESVTKMIMRYGPRLWKLRVLQAELKMLIRQSPQAPTQAIRLCIANDSGYFLDIAMYTEVTDPETGIIKFKAYGEKLGSLHGHPISTPYMTKDFLQQKRFQAQQNGTTYVYDIPDMFRQMTERHWKEFSKARPTVDIRIPEKILIECVELVLDDDNLIEMQRLPGENNCGMVAWRIVLATPEYPEGREMIVIANDLTFLIGSFGIKEDVLFNKASQLARSRKVPRIYISVNSGARIGLAEEVKSMFKVAWEDPEEPDKGFKYLYLTTEDYSKVASLNSVRAILIEDEGEPRYKITDIIGKEDGLGVENLRYAGLIAGETSQAYNEIVTMSMVTCRTIGIGSYVVRLGQRVIQIDNSHIILTGYAALNKLLGRKVYASNNQLGGVQIMYNNGVTHKTEALDLDGVYTLLQWLSYIPAYIGCDVPIVLPNDRIDRSVDFMPTKSPYDPRWMLAGRVNPANSNEWENGFFDRDSWAEIMNSWAKTVVTGRARLGGVPVGVIAVETRTVEVELPADPANLDSEAKTLQQAGQVWYPDSSYKTAQAIKDFGREELPLIIFANWRGFSGGMKDMYEQIIKFGAYIVDGLREYKKPIIIYLPPNAELRGGAWAVLDSLINPRYMETYADPEARGGVLEPEGIVEIKYKEKDLLKTIHRLDTTTIALKQELEQLNAAGDKINAALVEEKLKTRISQLMHVYHTVAVHFADLHDTPERMLEKECISEIVPWRDSRRLLYWRLRRLLLEDALIKKLIKAQESLSVGQAKQMLRRWLVEDRGATDSYIWDKNEEMVHWYEEQKGPDSVVTKNINAVKQDAIISRITEMLEDCPHVALDAVVSICQGLTPMNRGTVVRTLAQLELNEETTASNTQG; from the exons GGACCGAGATTTTCATATTGCCACACCGGAAGAGTTTGTCAAAAAGTTTGGTGGTACGCGCGTCATTAATCGTGTACTGATTGCCAATAACGGCATTGCCGCCGTAAAATGTATGCGCTCGATTCGTCGTTGGTCCTATGAGATGTTCAAGAATGAACGTGCTGTTCGCTTCGTTGTGATGGTCACACCTGAGGATCTGAAAGCCAATGCGGAATACATCAAGATGGCAGATCACTATGTCCCAGTGCCTGGTGGTGCAAATAACAATAACTACGCCAACGTTGAGTTGATCGTGGACATTGCACTACGGACTCAGGTTCAG GCTGTCTGGGCTGGTTGGGGACATGCTTCCGAGAATCCGAAATTGCCGGAATTGTTAAATAAGGAGGGTCTTGTCTTTCTGGGCCCACCCGATCGTGCTATGTGGGCGCTTGGTGATAAAGTTGCTTCATCAATTGTTGCCCAGACCGCCGAAATACCAACCCTGCCCTGGTCTGGATCCGAGCTGAAGGCCCAGTACACTGGCAAGAAAATTAAGATTTCGAGTGAATTGTTTCAACGCGGTTGCGTTAGTAACGCCGAAGAGGGCCTGGCAGCAGCCAAGAAAATTG GCTTCCCAGTCATGATTAAAGCCTCCGAAGGTGGTGGTGGTAAAGGTATACGTCGTGTAGATATTGCCGAGGAATTCCCCGCACTTTTCCGTCAAGTGCAATCTGAGGTACCCGGCTCACCCATATTTGTGATGAAACTTGCGCGCGGCGCCCGCCATCTTGAGGTGCAATTGCTTGCCGATCAGTATGGCAATGCGATAAGTTTGTTTGGACGTGATTGCTCCATACAACGTCGCCATCAAAAGATTATCGAGGAGGCACCAGCGATTATTGCACAGCCCGAAGTATTTGAGGATATGGAGAAATCCGCTGTTCGTCTAGCGAAAATGGTGGGCTACGTAAGTGCTGGTACTGTGGAATATTTATACGAACCAGACGGGCAATACTATTTCCTAGAATTGAATCCGCGTTTGCAAGTGGAGCATCCTTGTACAGAAATGGTATCAGATGTAAATTTGCCTGCTGCGCAATTGCAAATCGGTATGGGTGTACCCCTTTATCGTTTGAAAGATATTCGTCTTCTATATGGTGAATCACCATGGGGCTCGTCGGTGATAGATTTTGAAACGCCTGTGAATAAGCCACAACCATCAGGACATGTAATTGCTGCACGTATTACATCGGAAAATCCAGATGAAGGTTTTAAGCCGAGTTCAGGTACGGTGCAGGAGTTGAATTTCCGTTCCAGTAAGAATGTGTGGGGCTACTTCAGTGTCGCTGCCTCGGGTGGTTTGCACGAATATGCCGATTCACAGTTTGGTCACTGTTTCTCTTGGGGAGAAAACCGAACACAGGCTAGAGAAAATCTTGTTATTGCCCTGAAGGAGCTTTCCATTCGTGGTGATTTCCGCACCACCGTTGAATATCTAATAACACTGCTGGAAACCAACAGTTTTCTAGACAACAGCATTGATACTGCTTGGTTGGATGCATTGATTGCAGAACGTGTACAATCGGATAAACCCGATATACTTTTGGGTGTTGTTTGTGGTGCTTTGCACATCGCTGATCGCCAAATCAATGAGGCCTTCTCAAGCTTCCAAACTTCACTTGAAAAAGGCCAGATTCAAGCAGCCAACACGCTAACAAATGTAGTCGACGTAGAGCTAATCAACGGCGGGCTGCGTTACAAGGTGCAGACCGCAAAAAGCGGTTCAAACTCTTACTTCCTACTCATGAATAATTCCTACAAAGAAGTTGATATCCATCGTCTGTCTGACGGTGGTCTCTTGATTTCACTCGAAGGCGCCTCGTATACGACTTACATGAAAGAAGAAGTAGATCGATATCGTCTAATAATTGGTAATCAAACCTGTGTCTTCGAAAAGGAAAACGATCCCTCTCTTTTGCGCAGTCCATCCACcggtaaattaattaatttattgataGAAGATGGTGCGCATGTTTCCAAGGGACAAGCCTATGCTGAGATAGAGGTAATGAAAATGGTAATGACACTCACTTCTCAAGAAGCAGGCACTGTGTCATTCCTACGTCGTCCTGGTGCAGTACTGGAAGCTGGTTCACTTCTGGGGCACTTGGAATTAGATGACCCATCATTGGTAACAAAAGCACAGCCTTATAAAAACCCCTTCCCGCAATCCGACAATCTACAGGTGCCTGAGAAGCTCAATCGTACGCACAATATGTTCAAAGCAATTTTGGAGAATACATTGGCCGGTTACTGCCTACCCGAGCCGTATAACGCACAACGTTTACGTGACGTCATCGAAAAATTCATGACAAGCTTGCGCGATGCTTCATTACCGCTGCTCGAATTACAAGAGGTGATCGCCTCTATATCAGGTCGTATACCCGTGTCTGTAGAGAAAAAGATACGCAAATTGATGACGTTGTATGAGCGCAACATAACAAGTGTTTTAGCACAATTCCCATCGCAACAAATAGCGGCGGTCATAGACAGCCATGCTGCTACGCTACAGAAACGCACCGACCGTGACGTGTTCTTCCTAACCACACAGAGTATTGTACAGCTGGTGCAACGCTATCGCAATGGCATTCGGGGACGCATGAAGGCCGTCGTGCACGAGCTATTGCGCCAATATTATGAAGTCGAGTCTCAGTTCCAACATGGCAGCTATGACAAGTGCGTGGCTTTGGTGCGCGAAAACAGCAAGGACGATATGCAAAAGGTAGTCAATACCATCTTTTCCCATGCCCAAGTTTCGAAGAAGAATTTACTGGTGACATTGCTTATTGATCATTTGTGGTCGTTTGAACCTGGTCTCACTGATGAGCTCGCAAATACCCTGAGCGAACTAACATCGCTAAATCGTGCTGAACATTCACGCGTCGCATTGCGTTGTCGCCAAGTGCTGATTGCCGCCCATCAACCAGCATATGAACTGCGTCACAACCAAATGGAATCCATCTTTTTATCTGCGGTTGATATGTATGGCCATGACTTCCATCCGGAGAACCTGCAACGTCTCATATTGTCTGAGACGtcgatatttgatattttacacGATTTCTTCTATCACACAAATCGTCAAGTTTGCAATGCTGCGCTGGAAGTTTACGTAAGACGCGCCTATACATCTTACGAGCTTACTTGCTTGCAGCATTTGGAATTGTCTGGTGGTCTGCCAATTGTGCacttccaatttttacttcCCACCGCTCACCCCAACAG ACTATTCCCACGCATGGTGCAAGACGGCGGTGAGCCTGCCACGAAAGTGCTCGGTTCGTCCTTCATGCGTACCGGCTGCATGTCCGCGTTCGACTCATTCGAACATTTCGAGATGTATTCGGATGAAATCTTGGATTTGTTGGAGGACTACGCATCGCCCGCCTTTGTAAGCGCGAAG ATCTTAGAAGCCGTCGAGGCCGTCGATTCCATTTCCGATGGACGCCTCAGCACCTCAATCAATGTCTCACTCTCCGATCCCATTACCCGCGCAAACGCTGTGGAAGAGGCCAAATCTACCGAACCCATTCACATAGTGAGCGTTGCAGTACGCGACAACGGTGATATGGATGATTTACAAATGGCGCacatttttggcaatttctGTAAACTGCATCGCGATGAACTGTTCCAACGCCGCATACGCCGCATTACCTTTGCAGCGCTGAAAAA ACGCCAATTCCCGAAATTCTTTACATACCGTGCGCGCGACAACTTCGAAGAGGATAGAATATACCGACACCTGGAGCCAGCTTGTGCTTTCCAACTCGAATTGAATCGTATGAAATCATATGAATTGGAGGCCTTACCAACAGCAAATCAAAAAATGCATCTCTATCTGGGCAAGGCTAAGGGTTCGAAGAGTCCGGAGGTCACCGACTATCGTTTCTTCATACGGTCCATTATCCGGCATTCGGATCTTATCACTAAGGAAGCTTCTTTCGAATATTTACAAAACGAAGGCGAGCGTGTATTGCTAGAGTCAATGGACGAATTGGAAGTGGCCTTCTCACATCCGCATGCCAAGCGCACTGATTGTAATCATATTTTCCTAAACTTCGTGCCAACAGTAATAATGGATCCAGCGAAGATTGAAGAATCCGTTACGAAAATGATAATGCGCTACGGCCCGCGTCTATGGAAGTTGCGCGTGCTACAAGCGGAGCTGAAAATGCTCATTCGTCAATCCCCGCAAGCGCCGACTCAAGCCATACGGTTGTGTATTGCCAATGATTCGGGTTACTTCTTAGATATCGCTATGTACACGGAAGTCACAGACCCAGAGACGGGAATC ATCAAATTCAAGGCGTATGGAGAGAAACTAGGCTCACTGCATGGCCATCCAATATCAACGCCTTACATGACAAAAGATTTTCTGCAACAGAAACGTTTCCAGGCCCAACAAAATGGCACAACTTATGTCTACGACATACCGGATATGTTCCGTCAAATGACAGAACGCCACTGGAAGGAGTTCTCGAAAGCACGTCCCACCGTAGACATAAGAATacctgaaaaaattttgatcgAATGTGTAGAACTGGTATTAGATGATGATAATCTCATTGAGATGCAGCGCTTGCCTGGCGAGAATAAT TGTGGTATGGTTGCATGGCGCATTGTGCTAGCCACTCCAGAGTACCCCGAAGGGCGCGAAATGATTGTAATTGCCAATGACCTGACATTTTTGATTGGCTCTTTCGGCATCAAAGAAGACGTTCTCTTCAATAAAGCCTCGCAGTTGGCACGCAGCAGAAAAGTGCCTAGG atatatatttcGGTGAATAGTGGAGCGCGTATCGGTCTTGCCGAAGAGGTGAAATCAATGTTTAAGGTAGCATGGGAGGATCCCGAAGAGCCAGACAAGGGTTTCAAATATCTCTATTTAACCACGGAAGACTACAGCAAAGTGGCAAGTTTGAATTCAGTTCGTGCTATACTTATCGAAGATGAGGGTGAGCCACGCTATAAGATTACCGACATCATTGGCAAGGAAGATGGTTTGGGTGTAGAGAACTTGCGCTATGCCGGTTTAATTGCCGGTGAAACGTCGCAGGCGTATAACGAAATTGTCACCATGTCTATGGTGACTTGCCGTACCATTGGTATAGGTTCGTATGTGGTGCGTCTGGGCCAGCGTGTCATACAGATCGACAATTCGCACATCATTCTAACGGGTTATGCAGCACTGAACAAG CTACTTGGCCGCAAGGTTTATGCCTCTAATAACCAATTGGGTGGTGTACAAATTATGTACAACAATGGTGTCACACATAAGACTGAAG CTTTGGATCTCGACGGTGTGTATACTCTTCTTCAATGGCTTTCATACATTCCAGCGTACATCGGTTGTGATGTACCGATTGTGCTGCCGAATGATCGCATCGATCGCTCAGTAGATTTTATGCCAACGAAATCCCCATATGATCCTAGATGGATGCTAGCTGGGCGAGTAAATCCTG CCAATTCAAATGAATGGGAAAATGGTTTCTTCGATCGTGATAGCTGGGCAGAAATCATGAATTCTTGGGCGAAAACCGTTGTGACAGGACGTGCTCGCCTAGGTGGCGTACCAGTAGGCGTTATTGCTGTTGAAACTCGCACTGTTGAAGTCGAATTACCCGCTGATCCTGCTAATTTAGACTCTGAAGCCAAA ACACTTCAACAAGCTGGGCAGGTCTGGTATCCAGATTCTTCTTATAAAACAGCTCAAGCCATCAAAGATTTTGGACGTGAGGAGTTACCGCTGATAATATTTGCGAATTGGCGTGGGTTCTCTGGCGGCATGAAGGACATGTACGAACAGATAATTAAATTTGGCGCTTATATTGTGGACGGCTTGCGCGAATACAAAAAGCCAATCATTATCTACCTGCCGCCAAATGCTGAACTGCGTGGAGGCGCTTGGGCCGTCTTGGATTCGCTAATTAATCCACGCTATATGGAAACGTATGCAGACCCAGAGGCACGCGGTGGCGTATTGGAGCCAGAGGGTATTGTTGAAATCAAGTACAAAGAGAAGGATCTGTTGAAGACAATACATCGTCTGGATACGACGACTATAGCG CTCAAACAAGAGTTGGAACAACTGAATGCTGCTGGGGATAAGATCAATGCCGCACTAGTTGAGGAAAAGTTGAAGACACGCATCTCTCAACTGATGCACGTGTACCATACGGTAGCAGTACACTTTGCAGATCTTCACGACACGCCAGAGCGTATGTTGGAGAAGGAATGTATTAGCGAGATTGTACCATGGCGAGATTCTCGACGCTTACTCTACTGGCGTCTGCGTCGTCTGCTTCTGGAAGAtgctcttattaaaaaattgataaagGCACAAGAAAGTCTTTCGGTGGGGCAAGCCAAACAAATGTTGCGTCGCTGGTTGGTAGAAGATCGAGGTGCCACAGAT tcgTATATCTGGGATAAAAACGAAGAGATGGTGCATTGGTATGAagagcagaaaggacctgactCCGTTGTTACAAAGAACATAAACGCCGTAAAGCAAGATGCGATTATCTCGAGAATTACAGAAATGCTGGAG GATTGCCCGCATGTTGCTTTAGATGCTGTGGTGAGCATATGCCAAGGTCTGACACCGATGAATCGCGGTACTGTGGTACGTACTTTGGCACAATTAGAACTGAATGAGGAGACGACAGCATCGAATACGCAGGGATGA